One genomic segment of Rhinopithecus roxellana isolate Shanxi Qingling chromosome 6, ASM756505v1, whole genome shotgun sequence includes these proteins:
- the GNB2 gene encoding guanine nucleotide-binding protein G(I)/G(S)/G(T) subunit beta-2, with amino-acid sequence MSELEQLRQEAEQLRNQIRDARKACGDSTLTQITAGLDPVGRIQMRTRRTLRGHLAKIYAMHWGTDSRLLVSASQDGKLIIWDSYTTNKVHAIPLRSSWVMTCAYAPSGNFVACGGLDNICSIYSLKTREGNVRVSRELPGHTGYLSCCRFLDDNQIITSSGDTTCALWDIETGQQTVGFAGHSGDVMSLSLAPDGRTFVSGACDASIKLWDVRDSMCRQTFIGHESDINAVAFFPNGYAFTTGSDDATCRLFDLRADQELLMYSHDNIICGITSVAFSRSGRLLLAGYDDFNCNIWDAMKGDRAGVLAGHDNRVSCLGVTDDGMAVATGSWDSFLKIWN; translated from the exons ATGAGTGAGCTGGAGCAACTGAGACAGGAGGCCGAGCAGCTCCGGAACCAGATCCGG GATGCCCGAAAAGCATGTGGGGACTCAACACTGACCCAG ATCACAGCTGGGCTGGACCCAGTGGGGAGAATCCAGATGAGGACCCGGAGGACCCTCCGTGGGCACCTGGCAAAGATCTATGCCATGCACTGGGGGACCGACtcaag GCTGCTGGTCAGCGCCTCGCAGGATGGGAAGCTCATCATCTGGGACAGCTACACCACCAACAAG GTCCACGCCATCCCGCTGCGCTCCTCCTGGGTCATGACCTGTGCCTATGCGCCCTCAGGGAACTTTGTGGCCTGTGGGGGGTTGGACAACATCTGCTCCATCTACAGCCTCAAGACCCGCGAGGGCAACGTCAGGGTCAGCCGGGAGCTGCCTGGCCACACTG GGTACCTGTCGTGCTGCCGCTTCCTGGATGACAACCAAATCATCACCAGCTCTGGGGATACCACCTG TGCCCTGTGGGACATTGAGACAGGCCAGCAGACAGTGGGTTTTGCTGGACACAGTGGGGATGTAATGTCCCTGTCCCTGGCCCCGGATGGCCGCACGTTTGTGTCAGGCGCCTGTGATGCCTCTATCAAGCTGTGGGACGTGCGGGATTCCATGTGCCGACAGACCTTCATCGGCCACGAATCCGACATCAACGCGGTGGCT TTCTTCCCCAACGGCTATGCCTTCACCACCGGCTCTGATGACGCCACGTGCCGCCTCTTCGACCTGCGGGCCGATCAGGAGCTCCTCATGTACTCCCATGACAACATCATCTGTGGCATCACCTCTGTTGCCTTCTCACGCAGCGGCCGGCTGCTGCTCGCTGGCTACGACGACTTCAACTGCAACATCTGGGATGCCATGAAGGGCGACCGTGCAG GGGTCCTCGCTGGCCACGACAACCGTGTGAGCTGCCTTGGGGTCACCGACGATGGCATGGCTGTGGCCACTGGCTCCTGGGACTCCTTCCTCAAGATCTGGAACTAA